A region of the Manduca sexta isolate Smith_Timp_Sample1 chromosome 5, JHU_Msex_v1.0, whole genome shotgun sequence genome:
GATCAAACACAATTAAATCTAGGATTcgcaagaaaataaaaaaatcaaaataaaatatgagaaTTTTCAAAGGAAAAGACGTAATGAAAGTTCTTTTTACCTGTTTGTACAATAAAGGGTTAATTTTTCCGCCAACTTTGCTAGGCATTTGTATGAACGCAAAACAATATAGCACTTAATAAAAACTCCTTATTTTGTACGTCACTGGCGGGTAGACCTTGCGATCGGTTTGCAAAATGTCAGACAtgaccgccattttgaataaattggattttattactattaactcgagttcttattttaaaattggaattttaaattgttattggcCTTAGACacgacatattaaataaatacttcgatttataaattcgaatttcgaatataTCTTTCCAACCATCTATATtcacattataaatgcgaaagtaactctgtTAGTTTTCACGGTTGAACTGCATGATGGCAACATGACAGATGAAATCAATTTcgcctgcacctgatggtaagtggagtagggtccattaaaatgtcgactgatgagagacgatTACGCCTTGATAATCGAtttaattatgccggcctgttagattcggatatacactggctgaacCCGGAAtgcgacaaacttacgtggaccactatggcgagttttaacaccatgtgtacgccgctatccgggcgaatataaaacatatcctaccaccagcaaacctgCATGCTAATCCAGAATACGGTCTATGTGTTTCAggatttacttctaacaaacggtttaaataaaatcatttataagaAAGAGTAAGGtagtatgtaaaaaatatattagccaTTATAAAATTCTCCCGACGAGTTAACGATCGCAAGTAACATAGCTATTAGCACAAAGCCACCGGCGAAGCAAGGGGAATGTAAAACAATGGCTATTTGTTTGCCGGGGCCCAAGTTTCATCCCTTACACAATATAGCTCTTACCACGTTGGTTTCGCTCATTCATTCAACCCGTACATTAAGCCTTAAAAGCTGTTCCACATTTTACGGTGCGTGCTTTAcgtttactaatttattaagtttttattggaATTTGTGTTCCATACGGTGATATACGTATCATATCACTGGATggaatatattgatatatattatagacacgaacgtccatataaaatatttgttcaaaatctgaactaaaatggcaaccaaaacgtcactgttataacctatttattcttttgaacaacatttttttttttacaatttttatttatttgactaatatttttgatccaaatccaggtttacacttaaaaTCGAGtcgtcaatattgaccatactaaaatcagtttgaatggattgtagttcaattcagttgaacccagtgaatgttcggaacgcaaaatctagtacgtagtacatatatatcgatgacatATATATTAGTCAAACGCAAACATCGCTAAAGTAAAGCCAAAACTAGCAGCAACTTCTATCGCTATCAATGAAGAAACATttgttaacataattattttattttaataattttaaaatcgcaTCTGAATCAGTCGTACACCTGTCCACACAGCGAGATGCATTAAGAGATATCACTATCACAGTAGACAATGGTTTATTGTTGTCCGGGGTATACGCGTTCGATCATCCACTTCTTGATACAATTGCTAATGCAAAGGATAATGAATGGATTGATCCCTGTTGTTTATGTACTCCTGGTACTTAGACGAGGGGAtggtatataaattatgtgtttCATGTATCATTGATTGTTAGGACTGGGGTAGTACCTCGGTCTTACAATCAAAGTGATTTAACTCTTGGCTATAATTGGTAAAACTGCCGAGGTTTTACAAATCCCCAAGCCcatacttactttttttttgcttaagACGGCATCACATTTGTCGTTCCTTTGTCACTTGTGTTCAAGTTTAGTGaatgatttaattttcttttttaaatttctattactAAAACTAACCACTAACTAAAGTattattcaagtaaatttttttgttatttttttttctaacatcgGCCAGCAAAGTAGTAAGTGGATGGTGATCCACACAGCTGTTAAGGTGTTAACAGCTGTATTAATATTCAACTAAGACACGCTCTCAAGTGCGATCCTAGTTGAGATGCTGTCAAGTTAAGGTACATTGTAAGACtgttactatttaataaatagatatcaaCAACATCCCAAATGATATCTAAAGATATGACACAGAACGGATTATGATAGCTgagtttaatgtaattatttcctatcacaacatgggacggaacacacttagtgAATAATTATTGGTGTTATAGTTGCGTAtccctctgcataccctttcggggatattTGCGTGATGTGAGGATTTAGTTATTGTTCTTGGTTTGTTTAACAGCGTCAACTTAGATGACAACAGACGCTCAAATAACGTTCAACAAAGCATCTTACCTAACTAAAAGTTTAAATTGGGGACTTTATGAAGTGAAACTTGTTCAGGATCGttgtaatttgaaatttgatcAAACGAAATTGCGACacgatattttaaaaaggaacaATGTTCAAACAGCCTGCATGCattttgcatccttttattcttttgttagtaTGTGTTTATTACATCGATGACTGCTAAGTAAACCAcatccaactaagctatcgccgcttttaaatgATCTTCCTTCTAGATGTTTCTGTAGAAATATCTATCAAACTAACTCGGCACAAAGCCGTCGCGCCGGGAGTTATCAGCCGTCCAAAGTTGGAGCGACCGCTATCGATTATTGGAAATTCACTTTTATGTGTTAATAATTGACATTTGAAACGATAGCGTCAACCAACTTCAGTTGTTTCTCTTAAAGTGTGTGCCGGTTTAGTCGTTAATGTTCATTTTTCTTTACTTGCTACATTTTTGTGGCCAATATTAGATTTGCCGTTATAACTGCACGTTGGCCACGTATCCTGAACATTGAAATATGGTTTGATAATTTTGGGGAAAATCggttaacaaaaatatagctTTTTGGGCCCAGAAGCGTTTTATTCGattaatggtaagcgatacgaccgcccataaaccgcaaacaccatccaacaccttgaattacaaagtattgtatggtatttaATGAtgattccactgcgctcgctattctgatacatgagacgttaagtctcactatgcctagtagttacactggctacaatgtccctcaaaccggaaaacaaaagtgactacacactgctgcttggcggcagaaatagacattgcgttggatcctatccaggcggattctcacatatgagagacctaccaccaggtaATTAGTCATTAGTCATTAGctatttagtaattttgttaCCTATTTCGTTCCTATTCAACCGAATGTAGGTCATTTGAATATATTCCCAAAATCGAACGGGCAATCGAGTGTGCTAACATGCACAACGTGATATATTGCTGTGATTTGCATTAACCCGAAATTACCGCGCGCGGAACGGCTATTTACTGATTTCAATTCAGCAAATTATGTGGGATTGTGGCAAAGAAAATTGACGaattgaaatttttcaaaataaaatgctttattcgtcgcgtaggcgaacatagttgcacttatgataagccaaggtacatgagaatatttaattattacgccAATTAAGTCGATAATaaaactacagacattttatattgaacataaaaacatatgagagtacaaagtaaacaaagaagccagctcgggctggcatgaaagaagaaataaaaaagatgtatataatcttaataaggataaagggaggaacgcgtcgcgatcctcaccggtgaggacgatagggccctaacctagctaacctaccagcctttcactagctatacacacacaataaaaaaacaatttacttaaaattctaGTATGCTCTGACAAATAGCACATGGCTAAAACCCATGGCTTTAAAATTTGTGCCGATTGTTTTTATTCTACAATTGTAGTAAAGGTTACAGatttattacaaagtaaatgtttaaaataagctATGTTATAAGTTTGATGATATTTAGGTTccacatatttatatgtatgtttgaccgacagacgttgttctgtcataactatgaatatttaattcgaattggtataataaaaaataatattctaaaacatagtgtttattattgtaatgttctACATTCACAAATGATGTTATTGagatatattatgaaattaacaataaaacaaaataatttctttaaattatcctTATTTCTATACttggattaaattaaataattctattacgAAAACTAAATACATAGTCTTGACCCGtagttgattataatttgtgaGTTATTCTTACGTCTCCTGTGAATACTGTGAAGATTCTTATTTCTAGTATATAGGCTTGTGTTTGACctctcgcctgatagtaagtgatgaTATGGTTTACGGTGCACGCTTGCCTAGAAAATACCTATTCACTCGTGATTTGAAGAAGCCCGGTTATTATTATCGGATGTACGATAATGCAATGATCATGACGTCATGACATatgatagtaaatattttatcctcATTACAGAAAGTCGCCGTAATTGCCCTGCAGACGATATCAACTTgtccaaaaacttaatttatcAGTTTCATAGTTCGATAGTGTTTTACGGTaataatttgacagcgtctgccCGGCGCCTAATGTAGATTATCAGTGGTGTGTCTAAAGTAAAGCTGAGATCCAATGCAATATAAGCTTTACACGAAACATAAGTAGGTATGAATTTCGTTGcccaactataaaaataacactttcatAGCAATTCATTAACACCATTTTCTATTGGATTTCTAACAAAACtaccataattataataatcttcaATTTCTTGCAAAGTTTTGCCTTTCGTTTCTGGAACACATCGCCATACGATCACCATACATACCAGAGCATTAACAGCGTACACTAAGAAGGTACCCCACAGACCTACATATAGCATCAGATACGGAGAAATCTTCAAAGAAGATGCATGAAGTAAGCAAAGTAATATCACGTATACAGCTCCTCCCAACCCTCTATGTTTAACTGGCATTAGTTCAGCTGGTATCACAAATGCTACGGTAGTCATTCCTAAACTCATAAACAACATAAAACCTACAACACAATACAGGCTTAACATCGAATTACTAGGCAATAATCCGATAGATTGTAAATATGTAACAATTGATGCGGAAACCAAGAAAACTGTAGAAGTAATACcgctaaataataaaacagttttgttactgaaattttttaaaagaaacgtTGTAGTCAATATGcctatatacaaaattatgtttatagaaATCATACCGTACTTTGCTGCTGCCGAGTTACTTGTAGCTCTTTGAAGGATATCTGGACCATATATGAAAATAACCATAATACCACTCCAATAGAACGCGCATAAGATTACAAAAGTGTGAAAGCATGGTACATAAAAATCTCTGCTTATTATTTGCTTCAATAAAACCCTCGCACTGGCTTTGGGCTTCACTGATCCTCTTTGAGCATTCAATAGTTCTTTCAGCTCCTTCTGTGAGATATCGTCCGTCCCTCGCAGCCATTTGAAGGCTTTCTCGCATTTCGTATATTCCCCTTTGTAGGCCAGCCACGATGGAGACTCTGGCCAAGCACAGCTCGTTACAAAAGCTACTATTATAGGAACACTCATAATGATAGTAACGGTCTTCCAATGAAGGTATCTGGCGATAATTCCAATTACGGCCATGCCGAAGGTTTGGTTGATGGCGTAAAAAGACATAGAGATCATTCTATATTTGGGGGCAATCATTTCACTGATGGTATAGAAACTGACGATGATAAGACTGTTGCTGGCAAGGCCGTGGAAGCACTCTGCGATGATTATAGTCATCACGTTTTTGGAGATGTAGGTCAGGATCCAGCCAGTGATGATCAGGAAGCAGCATAAGAGGAATGATAGTTTTCTACCCTTCCATTGCATTATAGTTGGCATTGCTATGCTTGGTATTCCTGCGAGTCCGTGCGTTGAACCTGAAAAATAGAAGCATGGTATTTTTAAGGAAGATCCAATTTAACgataagtttataatatgacaaaatattactaaaagtaaccataataaaaataatatgtaagatGGAAGTCATCTGATCCAAGCATATCTATTACATTGTATCCAACTCCATGAATATCTAACGACCATAGGCAGTCGCGATAACTTCACCATGGTGATCTTTTTCAAAGAATAAAGTTAGACGATCTGTAAATGAAGTTAAATTCcttctaaccgaatttcgaccacgacGGCTAATTTCAACAAAGATCGGCCTGGTACGTAGAAGATATTgtatgcacaagtgtgtgcaatacacaggtgaaTTAtctgtttttatacttttattgtaccgtaagacggcaatccgacacgaccggagagggattaggcgcaGGAGCAAcagctttacatgctttccaaggcacgggGTTATCACACCGCCGACTTCTTGACCCCGAGTTGCGATTTAGTGATTTTTAGGATGGAAAAattcagtcacaattatttttcgcCCGACCCGTGATTCGAACCTAGTACCTCAGCGTGACGACGATGAACAATTACAAAGGTATTCAACCAGTAAATAAGGTAGGTATAACGCAGAAGGCTAAAGTAAGAGACTCAAGGTATGCAATTTCAATAATTAgtagaacttttttttatattgctttgtatgatgagatgagcttgtggttcgcctgatggtaaccgatgCCAtcatccataaacagtagaaacaccatccgacaccttgaattacaaagtattgtttaattttccactgcgctcgccatcctgagacatgaaatattagtcttattatttctagtagttatactggctacaatgatcttcaaactgaaacacaacagtgactacacactactgcttggcagTAGAATtaggcattgcggtggtacctacccaggcagacccacatatgagaaacctaccactaccacatgttaagttttattataatacgtacagtagttacactggctacaatgtttaggacaatatacttatattagaattattattatttatataggaaTCGTATTCAGGCAAGCCATGAGAATTAGTATTACCGATCCAAGACGCCATATGTATATCTACTTGTATCGTGGTATCGTTGGCCTTGAACTGCTCCAAGATGACGTTAGGGAATCCTACTACACCGCCTATTGAAATCGCTGCCAGCTGCGGGGCGCTGGCCACGAACATCTGGAAGAACAACGAAAAATAgatttctcatttataattttgttgttaatatGTGACTGTCTTGCTGAGGTTTGGAATTTTATCTTCGGGtacagagactttcccgccctcaaacccactactacaactcctgtaagccaggatcggcagtggcacgcattatgacaccgagcagtgaagctcggcgagtctcagggaaaactaatatgtcattatcccgcaacgaaattaatcaaatagaaagatagggaggagttggaaatattaattgtccacttccctacAGAGCAATTGATCTTCAATTGAGCAGCTTTGATcttcgggtaaagtgatattaagtttttctgcttagtatcagtctGGAGTTTGGAAATGTTTACCTCATGAAAATACCAAACGAATTATGAATCTATTGCTGCGTAATGAAGATATAATTTTCTTCACTACCttccttaataataatatgtgtaataAACCActcctgtattgtatactgcccattgctgagcacgggtttTCTCTACGACTGACACAACTACCTTCGTTCATCTGGCTGGCATGGTGCAGGCGGCAGATTTCGACTGAGataagagatgttaagtcttattatgtccagtagttacgctagctacaatatccttcaaaccggaacacaacagtgactatacacggctgcttggcggcagaaatagatattgcggtgatAAATACCCAGACGGagtctcacgtatgagagacctaccacccgGTGTCGAGTCTTAGGAATCAAAGTTTACTTTACTTACTTGTCTTAAAATTGGCGAATCCATTggtaaattattgaaacacaaattcaatcaaatataaaaccaaaattGCCTGAactcagaaataaaatatagatgaattagcagaaataaaataactgcATCTATTaagaattgaaaataatacgTCGTCACGTTAGTTAATCAAAAACATGTAAGATCTTAATTCTCCGGTGAGTTCGTGACATAAGGAAGCaagatataatacaaaatttaggGGTCTGTAGTCAACGAGGAcctttataaatttcaatatgaAATTGAGTTTTTATTTGGCTGCCTCGATGGCGATAGGTCCAGCGCTTTGATATCACAAATGCGTGTACCTGGCCGGGCAAAGGGATATTGGGgctttttgttaaatatcatCCCAAAGTCAGGAGATTGTCTACATGATATGGACTAGCCCCATCACAACATAAGACATTACATATGGTGAAAAGTAGATGCAATACtggcgcctctgtctacccttttggGGATATAAGGTGTGAGCGTGCGCATTTTTTGATTGCTGGTACTGAACCTTATATTATAAGGTATATTGTTAGAAACATAGGACTTCAGAATGAGAATTCTTAAGAGGTGCCATCATCCACTTTGTTGTTCTAACAAGATATCCCGGAGCCATTCCGTATGCGTCGAAATAGGCCAttgcgggttttggttggtatgctggtgtagggtatacagggttagggactcggtccaatgctcgctgggatgatatactcccgagtgtcgactttgggccgtaagaccggtaaaaccaagataaccattccactcacccaCCAAGTGGTGCTAGCAATAACGCCTTTTTTACCCGCGAAAAATATGGTTGTTTGGACTTCTTCgtcttttcattttataaagaaCTCTACGTGTATGTTTTCTTTATCCTCTTTTCACATGACatgagttttaaaaataattacttgtaATAAAGACAAGACAATGTACTTTGAGCAGAGTAATAAAATGTGagctgttatttttatgtatccGTCATttgaacatatattttttttacattcactTTAAAAGGGCCAGTTTCACaagtttaagtaaatttattttgcaattctcatattaaacatataaattaggTAGTACtcaatttattaccatttatttgggagcattgATTAGAacgtgacttttgtatttggtaggCTTATACATGAGTATATATTTAAACTCACCGTAGTACCCCACGTAAccgtcgcgtttcgggatcagcctatgtacaTCTAGTTCCAACGCCGgcagaataggggaccggcctatgcttgattttgtccattattctatatgtaatggttaataatacgaaaaagaagcactgctgcgaaaactgcataaaaattggttaaaaaatgagcaagtaattcatatttaaaatattgtaatgtgcagaagtgggtgcgatgtggggatatcgcttcatctctttctttcacacgcgtcgtaattcccgatgacgtcacatgtggatatttcgtctcttttctgtttcttgttaattaccccttccactgaaattcaaagacttataacttgttgattttttaccggattttaaaaattccttctgtgttataatttatattatgtaaatatttgataaaagtaaagaataagataagaacaaaaatgagtccggtaccctattgtgtcgactgtcgaggggtactcatctctcgtcagtcaacattcgattggacctccacttaccatcaggtgcagtagggtcactatGCTGTGAACGGGTAAAAAAATGTTGTGGTGCTACTGTTATGGGTAGACTTTCcagccctcacacccaccactacaactcctgtaagctaggatcagcagtggcacgcgttatgacaccgagcagtgaagctcggcgagtctcagggaaaactaatgtcattatcccgcaacgaatttaatcaaatagaaagatagggaggttggaaatattaattgtccactgtTATGGGTAGTCGTCTTATCACCAAGCGAgtttgctcgtctcgtcatatattctataaaaaatacggAACCCATATTCTCGTAAAGGTTGTTCTCCGGTTACATAAAGCTGTTAATATACTTTGtgtgtaagtatttatttagtgatcaaaataaaatattcattttgttttacgtaggctgaaattttatttgtctttatacattttaatgtcaTACAAGCTGCTTGTTTGATAATTTGTACGTGGTAAAGTGACCCAGTTAAACATAATAGGGTCTTTGACTATGTttcattttgtgcatttttttatatgtatcagcaattagtacaaaaaagaaattcttctgtgaactaaactaaaattcaataagaaatgaggcagtaattgaaattttaaatagggCTATATACAACAGTGGGCTTGGAGTGGATATATCGccccatctctttctttcgcacgcattgTTATACCCGCTGTCGTCACATGCAAGTTTTTTCTTCTTCCTGTTTTTTTGACATTCGTCCCTTCTACCTAATTTTAATGGCTAAAACATGtggatttttcaccagatttcaatgattttttctgttttaaaatttatacaatataaaaaatacgacctaggtattttataaaaatcttgaaaaataatattcaaataccctattgtaaATGGAATAGGGTCcggatagtgtcgactgacgcaagatgattactcctcactagtcggcataattatgccggcccgtgtacaccggatatgcacaggatGATCATGGAATGCTATATAAGTAAGTGGACTACTATGGCGCATTTTAAACCCGAGTGGTCGCAACCCGGGCGAATACTGATAATCCTACCAGAACTACATACAATTACAACCCTATTTCAACACaataagattgtttttttaatttctcatCGTAGCTTTTTGTAAGGAGCGTATGCGCAATATTTTAGGTCTTGACTGTTACTCGTATGATGCTACATCTCACGACagcctataaataaaaaataaaaatgtttattgatcACGTAAGCGAACATAGTTGTACCGTCAGCAAAAAAGTAGCAGcaccaattaaaatttttaagtcgcttttaaactttatacggtttacataattttagataagGAACAAAAAAGAATATTGCGATAGAAGCCACTGTGTAGAAgagtttttaaagttatgaatTCTTTCggctacttttgttgctgactgtactttGATAAGTCTTAATAAATCGTATGTGTAATTAGTGCATGCATTTAggactgatggtaggtctcttatatgtgagagttcgcctggctaggcaccaacgcaatgtctatttctgccgccaagcagcagtgtgtagtcattattgtattccggtttgaaggacattgtagccagtgtaactactggacataattagacttaacatctcatatttcaggatggcgagcgcagtggaataccaaacactactactatgtaattcaaggcgttgggtggtgtttctaatgtctatgggcgatcgtatcgcttaccatcagatgaacggcaaactcgtctagtcattcaaagcaataaaaaaaggcctgttttaaaagttacaaataaatatttgttagttatcatattaaacaattaatggAGATAGTACTAATTTCATTGCTAATTATTTGGTGGAATAAATTGAAGtgcgact
Encoded here:
- the LOC115454961 gene encoding facilitated trehalose transporter Tret1, whose amino-acid sequence is MDSPILRQMFVASAPQLAAISIGGVVGFPNVILEQFKANDTTIQVDIHMASWIGSTHGLAGIPSIAMPTIMQWKGRKLSFLLCCFLIITGWILTYISKNVMTIIIAECFHGLASNSLIIVSFYTISEMIAPKYRMISMSFYAINQTFGMAVIGIIARYLHWKTVTIIMSVPIIVAFVTSCAWPESPSWLAYKGEYTKCEKAFKWLRGTDDISQKELKELLNAQRGSVKPKASARVLLKQIISRDFYVPCFHTFVILCAFYWSGIMVIFIYGPDILQRATSNSAAAKYGMISINIILYIGILTTTFLLKNFSNKTVLLFSGITSTVFLVSASIVTYLQSIGLLPSNSMLSLYCVVGFMLFMSLGMTTVAFVIPAELMPVKHRGLGGAVYVILLCLLHASSLKISPYLMLYVGLWGTFLVYAVNALVCMVIVWRCVPETKGKTLQEIEDYYNYGSFVRNPIENGVNELL